One stretch of Saccharopolyspora erythraea DNA includes these proteins:
- a CDS encoding phosphoketolase family protein → MTTTDTWSTSTDVAEHLGQDELERLQLWWRAANYLSAGQIYLMDNPLLKEPLRPEHVKPRLLGHWGTTPGLNFVYAHLNRAIRLRSLDMMYVIGPGHGGPALVAAAWLEGTYSEIYPDVAQDHEGLRRLVTQFSFPGGVPSHVAPETPGSIHEGGELGYSLSHAFGAAFDNPGLIVPCVVGDGEAETGPLATSWHSNKFLDPATDGAVLPILHLNGYKIANPAVWARIPEDELLSMLRGFGYEPYVVEGSSPLPMHHLFAATLDRCLDEIAAIQRRARGDGHPHRPRWPMIVLRTPKGWTCPATVDGKPLEGSWRSHQVPISDPRDNPEHLRLLEEWLRSYRPDELFDTGGRPVEAIRAGSPVGDRRMSASPHANGGHLLRGLRLPDFRDYAVPVQAPGADKAEGTRVLGRFLRDVLRLNSAQRNFRVFAPDENNSNRLDAVLEASPRAWVAETETDDESLAPGGRVMEILSEHTCQGWLEGYLLTGRHGFFSCYEAFAHIVDSMVNQHAKWLKVSRHLPWRRPVASLNYLLTSHVWRQDHNGFSHQDPGFIDHVVNKKAEIVRVYLPPDTNTLLSVADHCLRSRDYINVVVAGKQPEPQYLDVESAIVHCEKGIGIWDWASTDSGGDPDVVMACAGDVPTMETLAAVDILRGHFPDLRMRVINVVDLMRLQDEREHPHGLSDAEFDSLFTRDTPVIFNYHGYPWLIHRLTYRRHNHEGMHVRGYKEEGTTTTPFDMCVLNEIDRFHLAIDVIDRVPRLGPRAAYAREHLKGKLIEHRHHVTTHGEDMPEVRDWAWRS, encoded by the coding sequence ATGACGACCACCGACACCTGGAGCACCTCAACCGACGTGGCCGAGCACCTCGGCCAGGACGAGCTGGAGCGGTTGCAGCTCTGGTGGCGCGCGGCGAACTACCTGTCGGCCGGGCAGATCTACCTGATGGACAACCCGCTGCTGAAGGAGCCGCTGCGCCCCGAGCACGTCAAGCCCCGGTTGCTCGGGCACTGGGGGACCACGCCGGGCCTGAACTTCGTCTACGCGCACCTGAACCGGGCGATCCGGCTGCGCTCGCTCGACATGATGTACGTGATCGGTCCCGGCCACGGCGGCCCCGCGCTGGTGGCGGCGGCGTGGCTGGAGGGCACCTACAGCGAGATCTACCCCGATGTGGCCCAGGACCACGAGGGTCTGCGCCGGCTGGTCACCCAGTTCTCCTTCCCCGGCGGAGTGCCCAGCCACGTGGCCCCGGAGACGCCCGGGTCGATCCACGAGGGCGGTGAGCTCGGCTACTCGCTCTCGCACGCCTTCGGCGCGGCCTTCGACAACCCCGGCCTGATCGTGCCCTGCGTGGTCGGTGACGGCGAGGCCGAGACCGGGCCGCTGGCCACGAGCTGGCACTCCAACAAGTTCCTCGACCCGGCCACCGACGGCGCGGTGCTGCCGATCCTGCACCTCAACGGCTACAAGATCGCCAACCCGGCGGTGTGGGCGCGCATCCCGGAGGACGAGCTGCTGTCGATGCTGCGCGGGTTCGGTTACGAGCCCTACGTCGTCGAGGGCTCCTCGCCGCTGCCGATGCACCACCTGTTCGCGGCCACTTTGGACCGTTGCCTCGACGAGATCGCCGCGATCCAGCGCCGCGCGCGCGGCGACGGGCACCCGCACCGTCCCAGGTGGCCGATGATCGTGCTGCGCACGCCCAAGGGCTGGACCTGTCCGGCGACGGTCGACGGCAAGCCGCTGGAGGGTTCGTGGCGTTCGCACCAGGTGCCGATCAGCGACCCGCGCGACAACCCGGAACACCTGCGCCTGCTGGAGGAGTGGCTGCGCAGCTACCGGCCGGATGAGCTGTTCGACACCGGCGGCCGTCCGGTCGAGGCGATCAGAGCGGGCAGTCCCGTGGGAGACCGCAGGATGAGCGCGAGCCCGCATGCCAACGGCGGTCATCTGCTCCGGGGGTTGCGGCTGCCGGACTTCCGCGACTACGCGGTTCCCGTGCAGGCGCCGGGAGCCGACAAGGCGGAGGGTACCCGGGTGCTCGGCCGGTTCCTGCGCGACGTCCTGCGGCTCAACTCCGCGCAGCGCAACTTCCGCGTGTTCGCGCCGGACGAGAACAACTCCAACCGGCTCGACGCCGTCCTGGAGGCGTCCCCGCGCGCCTGGGTCGCCGAGACCGAGACGGACGACGAGTCGCTCGCCCCGGGCGGGCGGGTGATGGAGATCCTGTCCGAGCACACCTGCCAGGGCTGGCTGGAGGGCTACCTGCTGACCGGCAGGCACGGCTTCTTCTCCTGCTACGAGGCGTTCGCCCACATCGTCGACTCGATGGTCAACCAGCACGCCAAGTGGCTGAAGGTCAGCAGGCACCTGCCGTGGCGGCGGCCCGTCGCGTCGCTGAACTACCTGCTGACCTCGCACGTGTGGCGCCAGGACCACAACGGTTTCTCCCACCAGGACCCGGGTTTCATCGACCACGTGGTGAACAAGAAGGCCGAGATCGTCCGGGTCTACCTGCCGCCGGACACCAACACCCTGCTGTCGGTGGCCGACCACTGCCTGCGCAGCCGCGACTACATCAACGTCGTCGTCGCGGGCAAGCAGCCCGAACCGCAGTACCTGGACGTGGAGTCGGCGATCGTGCACTGCGAGAAGGGGATCGGGATCTGGGACTGGGCGAGCACCGACTCCGGCGGCGACCCGGACGTGGTGATGGCCTGCGCGGGGGACGTGCCGACGATGGAGACGCTGGCGGCCGTCGACATCCTGCGCGGACACTTCCCGGACCTGCGCATGCGCGTGATCAACGTGGTGGACCTGATGCGGTTGCAGGACGAGCGCGAACATCCGCACGGGCTGTCGGACGCGGAGTTCGACAGCCTCTTCACGCGCGACACCCCGGTGATCTTCAACTACCACGGCTACCCGTGGCTGATCCACCGGCTGACCTACCGGCGGCACAACCACGAAGGCATGCACGTGCGCGGTTACAAGGAGGAGGGCACCACCACCACGCCGTTCGACATGTGCGTGCTCAACGAGATCGACCGCTTCCACCTGGCCATCGACGTCATCGACCGGGTGCCGCGGCTCGGGCCGCGCGCCGCCTACGCGCGAGAGCACCTCAAGGGCAAGCTCATCGAGCACCGCCACCACGTGACGACCCACGGCGAGGACATGCCCGAGGTGCGCGACTGGGCGTGGCGGTCGTGA
- a CDS encoding acetate/propionate family kinase: MAVVMRVLTVNAGSSSLKLRVLDGDSVVASHDVQRWDGEREPIAEFIDEHGADAVGHRVVHGGTEVTGPVVVDDKVLEYLDSLTDLAPLHQPRALSGVRAALEEAPDTPSVVCVDTAFHTTLPEAAATYALPREWNREWGIRRYGFHGLSHGFAVVRGAELAGLEPGKGRVLSCHLGAGASLAAVRDGRCVDTTMGFTPAEGLVMATRCGSTDPGLVEWLIDVAGVEPGEVFETLQKRSGIEGLSGVSSDLRDVLAASGRGDRDAALAFDVFTHSLVRHAGAMVAVLGGLDLLVFTGGVGEHQTPVRSSLCEALGFLGVEVDQARNDEVSADADISGADAGARTVVVSAREDLEIARQTRAALAA, encoded by the coding sequence GTGGCGGTCGTGATGCGGGTGCTGACCGTCAACGCCGGGTCCAGCAGCCTGAAGCTGCGCGTGCTCGACGGGGACTCGGTCGTCGCGAGCCATGACGTCCAGCGGTGGGACGGCGAACGCGAACCGATCGCCGAGTTCATCGACGAGCACGGGGCCGACGCCGTGGGGCACCGGGTCGTGCACGGCGGTACCGAGGTGACCGGGCCGGTCGTGGTCGACGACAAGGTCCTGGAGTACCTGGACTCGCTGACCGACCTCGCGCCGCTGCACCAGCCGCGGGCGCTCTCCGGTGTCCGCGCGGCGCTGGAGGAAGCGCCGGACACGCCGTCGGTGGTGTGCGTCGACACCGCGTTCCACACCACGCTGCCCGAGGCCGCCGCGACCTACGCGCTGCCGCGCGAGTGGAACCGCGAGTGGGGGATCCGCCGCTACGGGTTCCACGGTCTCTCGCACGGTTTCGCCGTCGTCCGGGGCGCCGAGCTCGCCGGCCTGGAGCCCGGGAAGGGCCGGGTGCTGAGCTGCCACCTCGGTGCCGGGGCCTCGCTCGCGGCGGTGCGCGACGGCAGGTGCGTGGACACGACGATGGGTTTCACCCCGGCCGAGGGACTGGTGATGGCCACGCGTTGTGGCTCCACCGACCCCGGTCTCGTGGAGTGGCTGATCGACGTCGCGGGCGTCGAGCCCGGCGAGGTGTTCGAGACGTTGCAGAAGCGCTCCGGGATCGAGGGCCTGTCCGGGGTCTCCTCGGACCTGCGCGACGTCCTCGCCGCGAGCGGCCGGGGCGACCGGGACGCCGCGCTGGCCTTCGACGTCTTCACGCACAGCCTCGTGCGGCACGCCGGTGCCATGGTCGCGGTGCTGGGCGGGCTGGACCTGCTGGTGTTCACCGGCGGCGTCGGCGAGCACCAGACTCCGGTGCGGTCATCGCTGTGCGAGGCGCTGGGTTTCCTCGGCGTGGAGGTCGACCAGGCGCGAAACGACGAGGTCTCGGCCGACGCCGACATCAGCGGTGCGGACGCGGGCGCGCGCACGGTCGTGGTCTCGGCGCGGGAGGACCTGGAGATCGCGCGGCAGACCCGGGCAGCACTCGCTGCTTGA
- a CDS encoding alpha/beta fold hydrolase, with product MVADLVVRGGAVPIRVRDHDGEGAPVVLLHGAGGDLTAWDAFAPLLTHAHRVVAMDLRGHGESGDGPWNWDAVLDDIAAAVDGLGLENPHVVGHSLGGMLAGMWGRRRPGCPAVVSLDGHRSSVTEPRHYLGLPEEQVHLQLERLNALFSAQSSSLRRPGPEVASALREAPEFADCIPVFEQVGCPFLVVLAGRELPGLPAEFAELMAGYRAGLRRDLAALGERRPNVRVTEVEAGHGMVAEHPEAVAELVLDFLAASALAR from the coding sequence ATGGTTGCCGACCTGGTGGTGCGTGGCGGTGCGGTTCCGATCCGGGTCCGCGACCACGACGGCGAGGGCGCACCGGTGGTGCTCCTGCACGGCGCGGGCGGCGACCTCACCGCGTGGGACGCCTTCGCCCCGCTGCTCACCCACGCCCACCGGGTCGTGGCGATGGACCTGCGCGGCCACGGCGAGTCCGGTGACGGGCCGTGGAACTGGGACGCCGTGCTGGACGACATCGCGGCCGCGGTGGACGGCCTCGGCCTGGAGAACCCGCACGTGGTCGGGCACTCGCTGGGCGGCATGCTGGCCGGGATGTGGGGTCGCCGCCGCCCCGGCTGCCCGGCGGTGGTGAGCCTCGACGGCCACCGCTCCAGCGTCACCGAGCCGCGGCACTACCTCGGACTGCCCGAGGAGCAGGTGCACCTCCAGCTCGAACGCCTCAACGCCCTGTTCTCCGCACAGTCATCGTCGTTGCGCAGGCCTGGCCCCGAGGTCGCCTCGGCGCTGCGGGAGGCCCCGGAGTTCGCCGACTGCATCCCGGTCTTCGAGCAGGTCGGGTGCCCGTTCCTGGTCGTGCTCGCCGGGCGGGAACTGCCCGGCCTGCCCGCGGAGTTCGCCGAGCTGATGGCGGGGTACCGGGCCGGGCTGCGACGCGACCTGGCGGCGCTCGGCGAACGCAGGCCGAACGTGCGCGTCACCGAGGTCGAGGCCGGCCACGGCATGGTGGCCGAACACCCGGAGGCCGTCGCGGAACTGGTGCTGGATTTCCTCGCCGCTTCAGCGCTTGCGCGCTGA
- a CDS encoding ABC transporter permease: MTLGGVTTVAKQEFRVRLRTGRWRWLLASWFAVIAAFAVLLRIGLLVLDEENVRPGIPLFGGVMLFVLGLSLLVAPALTAQSINGDRERGTLATVQVTRLSAGEIAVGKLAAAWGTALVFLALTLPFVVWAVIEGGVGLLRAGAVVLIVALLMGVVCAVAQALSALFARGITATLMSYLLVFALTVGTLISFGLAVSLTVTEEQRTYTTERTDENGNVLPGPPVTETYQSEIPHPELVWWLLAPNPFVILADSAPEPPVRYNRITERMEPETSMDPLSVIGYLVRESRQPTSEYAGFAPVPEPPAVWPWGLGFQVLLGAGSVWVSARRLRTPVRGLTKGVRIA, encoded by the coding sequence ATGACGCTGGGTGGGGTCACCACCGTTGCCAAGCAGGAGTTCCGAGTCCGGCTGCGCACGGGCCGCTGGCGGTGGTTGCTGGCGTCCTGGTTCGCCGTGATCGCGGCGTTCGCGGTGTTGCTGCGCATCGGGCTGCTGGTGCTGGACGAGGAGAACGTGCGCCCGGGGATACCGCTGTTCGGCGGTGTCATGCTCTTCGTGCTCGGGTTGTCGCTGCTGGTCGCGCCTGCGCTGACCGCACAGTCGATCAACGGCGACCGCGAGCGCGGCACGTTGGCGACCGTGCAGGTCACCCGGCTGTCGGCGGGCGAGATCGCGGTCGGCAAGCTCGCCGCCGCGTGGGGCACCGCGCTGGTGTTCCTGGCGCTGACGCTGCCGTTCGTGGTGTGGGCGGTCATCGAGGGCGGTGTCGGCCTGCTGCGCGCGGGGGCGGTCGTGCTCATCGTCGCGCTGCTGATGGGCGTGGTGTGCGCGGTCGCGCAGGCGCTGTCGGCGCTGTTCGCGCGGGGGATCACCGCGACGCTGATGTCCTACCTGCTGGTCTTCGCGCTCACCGTGGGCACGCTGATCTCCTTCGGCCTGGCCGTGTCGCTGACCGTGACAGAGGAGCAGCGGACCTACACGACCGAGCGGACCGACGAGAACGGCAACGTGCTGCCCGGACCGCCGGTGACCGAGACCTACCAGTCGGAGATACCCCACCCGGAGCTGGTCTGGTGGCTGCTGGCGCCGAACCCGTTCGTGATCCTCGCCGACTCCGCGCCCGAACCGCCTGTCCGGTACAACCGGATCACCGAGCGGATGGAGCCCGAGACGTCGATGGACCCGCTGAGCGTGATCGGGTACCTGGTGCGCGAAAGCCGCCAGCCGACCAGCGAGTACGCCGGTTTCGCCCCGGTGCCCGAGCCGCCGGCGGTGTGGCCGTGGGGACTGGGGTTCCAGGTGCTGCTCGGCGCGGGTTCGGTGTGGGTGAGCGCCCGGCGGCTGCGCACCCCGGTGCGCGGTCTCACCAAGGGCGTTCGGATAGCTTGA
- a CDS encoding ABC transporter ATP-binding protein, translated as MAEEDAGILAREVRRRFGSVEAVRGMDLTVPHGEVTALVGPNGAGKTTLLLMLATLLAPDSGELRIAGLDPVADPGAVRSRIGWMPDTFGVYDQLMTHEYLGFFCEAYRVPASAARDRVTELLDLVHLAEFASQPVHVLSRGQKQRLGVARALVHRPSVLLLDEPASGLDPRSRVELRDLLRAQAREGTAVLVSSHILTELEEIADRVVFVDRGTTVSEHRMADLGGHRSTWRIRVLEGDLTGALRSRGLTPGGQTPAGVDVELESEHAAADLLRDLLADGVRVVGFGPAGNHLESAYLALTEDRR; from the coding sequence ATGGCGGAAGAAGATGCCGGAATCCTGGCGAGGGAGGTCCGCAGGCGTTTCGGCTCGGTCGAAGCCGTGCGCGGGATGGACCTCACCGTGCCGCACGGGGAGGTGACCGCGCTCGTCGGCCCCAACGGGGCGGGCAAGACGACGTTGCTGCTGATGCTGGCCACGCTGCTGGCCCCCGACTCCGGGGAGTTACGCATCGCCGGCCTGGACCCGGTGGCCGACCCCGGCGCGGTTCGCTCCCGAATCGGCTGGATGCCCGACACCTTCGGCGTCTACGACCAGCTGATGACCCACGAGTACCTCGGCTTCTTCTGCGAGGCCTACCGCGTTCCGGCCTCGGCCGCGCGGGACCGCGTCACCGAGCTGCTCGACCTGGTGCACCTGGCCGAGTTCGCCTCGCAGCCGGTGCACGTGCTGTCGCGGGGGCAGAAGCAGCGCCTCGGCGTCGCCAGGGCGCTGGTGCACCGGCCGAGCGTGCTGCTGCTGGACGAGCCGGCCTCCGGGCTCGACCCGAGGTCGCGGGTCGAGCTGCGCGACCTGCTGCGCGCGCAGGCGCGCGAAGGCACCGCCGTGCTGGTGTCCAGCCACATCCTGACCGAGCTGGAGGAGATCGCCGACCGGGTCGTGTTCGTCGACCGCGGTACGACCGTCAGCGAGCACCGGATGGCCGACCTCGGCGGTCACCGCTCCACCTGGCGGATCCGCGTGCTGGAGGGCGATCTCACCGGCGCGCTGCGCAGCCGCGGCCTGACCCCTGGCGGGCAGACGCCCGCAGGGGTCGACGTCGAGCTGGAGTCCGAGCACGCGGCTGCCGACCTGCTGCGAGACCTGCTGGCCGACGGGGTGCGCGTCGTCGGCTTCGGCCCGGCGGGCAACCACCTGGAATCCGCTTACCTCGCACTCACGGAGGACCGACGATGA
- a CDS encoding FmdB family zinc ribbon protein, with translation MATYEYDCPDCGRFDAHEPIGTAADTHECPGCRGQARRIFSAPHLVATSAPMRRARAIEERSADEPAVVSEVPGRPPPAPHPALSRLPRP, from the coding sequence ATGGCCACATACGAGTACGACTGCCCCGACTGCGGCCGCTTCGACGCGCACGAGCCGATCGGCACGGCGGCCGACACGCACGAGTGCCCGGGATGCCGGGGGCAGGCGCGCCGGATCTTCTCGGCGCCCCACCTGGTGGCCACGAGCGCGCCGATGCGCCGGGCGCGTGCGATCGAGGAACGCAGCGCCGACGAGCCCGCGGTGGTCTCGGAGGTACCGGGCAGGCCCCCGCCCGCCCCGCACCCGGCGCTCAGCCGCCTTCCCCGGCCGTGA
- a CDS encoding AmiS/UreI family transporter — MAFVGLLYVGAVLFLNGVMLLGKADPKSIGVFNIFVGALQVVTPTILIAANLNDPVTILNASGIYLFGFTYLYVGIGLIGEFDSTGVGWFSLFVAIMALGYSFANFRLLGDAPFGVIWLYWSFLWLLFFLLLGLKMEGLTTYTGWVAAIEGWVTAAIPAFLTLTGYWVYPDRIAVALAVFGVVVFAGIWLFTSGAVPHRAARGPRAAPPPTPAH, encoded by the coding sequence GTGGCATTCGTGGGACTGCTTTACGTGGGAGCGGTGCTCTTCCTCAACGGCGTGATGCTGCTGGGCAAGGCCGACCCCAAGTCGATCGGGGTGTTCAACATCTTCGTCGGCGCGCTGCAGGTGGTCACGCCGACCATCCTGATCGCCGCCAACCTCAACGACCCCGTGACCATCCTCAACGCGTCGGGCATCTACCTGTTCGGCTTCACCTACCTCTACGTCGGCATCGGCCTGATCGGGGAGTTCGACAGCACCGGCGTCGGATGGTTCTCGCTGTTCGTCGCGATCATGGCGCTGGGCTACTCGTTCGCGAACTTCCGGCTGCTGGGGGACGCCCCGTTCGGCGTCATCTGGCTCTACTGGTCGTTCCTGTGGCTGCTGTTCTTCCTCCTCCTCGGGCTGAAGATGGAGGGACTGACCACCTACACCGGCTGGGTCGCCGCCATCGAGGGGTGGGTCACCGCGGCGATCCCGGCCTTCCTGACCCTCACCGGCTACTGGGTGTACCCGGACCGGATCGCTGTCGCCCTGGCCGTGTTCGGAGTCGTGGTGTTCGCCGGCATCTGGCTGTTCACCAGCGGCGCGGTGCCGCATCGCGCGGCGCGCGGACCCCGGGCGGCCCCGCCGCCCACCCCGGCGCACTGA
- the fmdA gene encoding formamidase, which translates to MPEVVFSVDQSKSMREQAVPGHNRWHPDVPVAVMVRPGQEFRVECREWTDAQLGNNDSANDVRDVDLDVTHMLSGPIGVEGAEPGDLLVVDILDLGPVPQEVGDAPGQGWGYTGVFAKVNGGGFLTDYFPDAYKAIWDFHGQVATSRHLPGVRYTGITHPGLFGTAPSAELLQRWNRREQALIDTDPNRVPPLGLPPSAAGALAGQASGSDAERIAAEGARTVPARENGGNHDIKNFTRGSRVFYPVHVKDAKLSGGDLHFSQGDGEITFCGAIEMGGFIDFHVDLIKGGMETYGISTNPVFMPGNVEPRYSEFMTFIGISVDHDTDTNYYLDASVAYRRACLNGVEYLKKFGYSGEQAYLLLGSAPIEGRISGVVDIPNACCSLYLPTAIFDFDVRPSAAGPAREDRGQCAVTS; encoded by the coding sequence ATGCCAGAAGTGGTGTTCAGCGTCGACCAGTCGAAGTCGATGCGGGAGCAGGCGGTACCGGGCCACAACCGGTGGCACCCGGACGTCCCGGTGGCCGTGATGGTCCGGCCGGGCCAGGAGTTCCGCGTCGAGTGCCGGGAGTGGACCGACGCGCAGCTCGGCAACAACGACTCCGCCAACGACGTGCGCGACGTCGACCTGGACGTCACGCACATGCTCTCCGGCCCCATCGGCGTGGAGGGCGCCGAGCCCGGCGACCTCCTGGTGGTCGACATCCTCGACCTCGGCCCGGTGCCGCAGGAGGTGGGCGACGCCCCCGGCCAGGGCTGGGGCTACACCGGCGTCTTCGCCAAGGTCAACGGCGGCGGCTTCCTGACCGACTACTTCCCGGACGCCTACAAGGCGATCTGGGACTTCCACGGCCAGGTGGCGACCTCCCGGCACCTGCCAGGGGTCCGCTACACCGGCATCACCCACCCCGGCCTGTTCGGCACGGCCCCCTCCGCGGAGCTGCTGCAGCGGTGGAACCGGCGGGAGCAGGCGCTCATCGACACCGATCCGAACCGGGTGCCGCCGCTCGGGCTGCCGCCGTCGGCGGCGGGCGCGCTGGCGGGGCAGGCGAGCGGTTCCGACGCGGAACGGATCGCCGCCGAGGGCGCCCGCACGGTGCCGGCCAGGGAGAACGGAGGCAACCACGACATCAAGAACTTCACCCGCGGTTCCCGGGTGTTCTACCCCGTGCACGTCAAGGACGCCAAGCTCTCCGGGGGCGACCTGCACTTCAGCCAGGGCGACGGGGAGATCACCTTCTGCGGTGCGATCGAGATGGGCGGGTTCATCGACTTCCACGTCGACCTCATCAAGGGCGGCATGGAGACCTACGGGATCAGCACCAACCCGGTGTTCATGCCGGGCAACGTCGAGCCGCGCTACTCGGAGTTCATGACCTTCATCGGGATCTCGGTGGACCACGACACCGACACGAACTACTACCTGGACGCCTCGGTGGCCTACCGCCGCGCGTGCCTGAACGGCGTCGAGTACCTCAAGAAGTTCGGCTACAGCGGTGAGCAGGCGTACCTGCTGCTCGGGTCGGCTCCGATCGAGGGCCGGATCAGCGGCGTGGTGGACATCCCCAACGCGTGCTGCTCGTTGTACCTGCCCACGGCGATCTTCGACTTCGACGTGCGGCCGAGTGCGGCGGGCCCGGCCCGCGAGGACCGCGGCCAGTGCGCGGTGACGTCCTGA
- a CDS encoding DUF427 domain-containing protein, protein MSSDPSQDVPTETSHKRVRAYLRGRLVADTRSPVLVWEHQYYPTYYLPAEDVRARLEPTGATRHSGRLGDGTVYDVRAADAVAEAAAIGYLESPVRELRGLVRIAWEAMDHWFEEDEPVYVHPRDPHKRVDVLASSRHVVVRIGDVVVADSHRPHILFETGLPPRYYLPIPDVRMDLLRASDHRTQCPYKGTASYWDVVIGDTEHAGIVWSYPVPLPESQKIAGLACFYDERVDITVDGEPQQRPRTPFSPVS, encoded by the coding sequence ATGAGCAGTGACCCGAGCCAGGACGTACCGACCGAGACCTCGCACAAGCGGGTGCGCGCGTACCTGCGCGGCCGGCTCGTGGCCGACACCCGGAGTCCGGTCCTGGTGTGGGAGCACCAGTACTACCCGACCTACTACCTGCCGGCCGAGGACGTGCGGGCCCGGCTCGAACCGACGGGTGCCACGCGGCACTCCGGCAGGCTGGGCGACGGCACGGTCTACGACGTGCGCGCGGCCGACGCCGTCGCCGAAGCGGCCGCCATCGGCTACCTGGAGTCGCCGGTGCGCGAGCTGCGCGGGCTCGTGCGCATCGCGTGGGAGGCCATGGACCACTGGTTCGAGGAGGACGAACCGGTCTACGTGCACCCCCGCGACCCGCACAAGCGCGTCGACGTGCTGGCCAGCTCCCGCCACGTCGTGGTGCGCATCGGCGACGTCGTCGTCGCCGACTCGCACCGCCCGCACATCCTGTTCGAGACGGGCCTGCCGCCGCGGTACTACCTGCCGATCCCCGATGTCCGCATGGACCTGCTGCGCGCGTCGGACCACCGGACGCAGTGCCCGTACAAGGGCACGGCGAGCTACTGGGACGTCGTCATCGGCGACACCGAGCACGCGGGCATCGTCTGGTCCTACCCCGTGCCGCTGCCGGAGAGCCAGAAGATCGCAGGGCTGGCCTGCTTCTACGACGAACGCGTGGACATCACGGTCGACGGCGAACCCCAGCAGCGCCCGCGCACGCCGTTCAGCCCGGTGTCGTAG
- a CDS encoding sigma-70 family RNA polymerase sigma factor — protein MDDNEFLADRFEAHRAHLRAVAYRMLGSHAEAEDAVQEAWLRLSRSDTSEVANLGGWLTTVVGRVCLDVLRSRRSRREDPRGVHLPDEVARERDPATPEQQAVLADSVGQALLVVLDTLEPAERLAFVLHDMFAVPYDEIAPVVGRSTAAARQLASRARRRVQGTSPAGGARTAEGDTARRREVVDAFLTAARGGDLEALLAVLDPDVVLRADGAAVATAGASRAQGAPLLAGEIRGASAVADTFSGRARGAQPALVDGVLSATYAPGGTPRVVFGFAVEDGRIVGIDVVADPARLAELDVELLEP, from the coding sequence ATGGACGACAACGAGTTCCTGGCCGACCGGTTCGAGGCGCACCGCGCTCACCTGCGCGCGGTGGCCTACCGGATGCTCGGCTCGCACGCCGAGGCCGAGGACGCGGTGCAGGAGGCATGGCTGCGCCTCAGCCGCTCCGACACCTCCGAGGTGGCCAACCTCGGCGGCTGGCTGACCACGGTCGTCGGCCGGGTCTGCCTGGACGTGCTGCGCTCGCGGCGGTCGCGGCGCGAGGACCCGCGGGGCGTGCACCTGCCCGACGAGGTCGCGCGCGAGCGGGACCCCGCCACGCCCGAGCAGCAGGCCGTCCTGGCCGACTCGGTCGGGCAGGCGCTGCTGGTCGTGCTGGACACGCTCGAGCCCGCCGAACGGCTGGCGTTCGTGCTGCACGACATGTTCGCGGTGCCCTACGACGAGATCGCCCCGGTCGTCGGCCGCAGCACCGCGGCCGCGCGCCAGCTGGCCAGCCGGGCCCGCCGCCGGGTGCAGGGCACCTCTCCCGCCGGCGGGGCCCGCACCGCCGAAGGCGACACCGCCCGCAGGCGCGAGGTCGTCGACGCCTTCCTGACCGCCGCCCGCGGCGGCGATCTCGAAGCCCTGCTCGCGGTGCTCGACCCGGACGTCGTCCTGCGCGCCGACGGCGCGGCGGTGGCGACGGCCGGGGCGAGCCGGGCGCAGGGCGCTCCGCTGCTGGCCGGCGAGATCCGCGGGGCCTCTGCGGTGGCCGACACCTTCTCCGGGCGCGCGCGGGGGGCGCAGCCCGCGCTCGTCGACGGCGTCCTGTCGGCGACCTACGCGCCGGGCGGGACGCCGCGCGTGGTGTTCGGGTTCGCCGTCGAGGACGGCCGGATCGTCGGCATCGACGTCGTCGCCGACCCCGCCCGCCTGGCCGAGCTCGACGTCGAGCTCCTCGAGCCCTGA